The sequence GACGAGGAAAACCTTGCTCCCCTTTAGCTTTCTTAGTCAAGCTTTGTGGAGATAAGACAAAACATATAGACCAATGCTGAATCCGAAGAAGTTGCCAGTGAGTAGAAGCCACTTAATGGCCTTATCATCTTGTTCATAAGCCTTTTTCCAGTAGAGGCTTGgagggagaggaaaaaataaagagaagtCATTAGTCAGCAAGTTTTATTTTAGAGTTAAACATGTATGTTGGGCAAATTAAAAGGACGAAATTGATGTCAAAATAGAACATGAATCTGCACCGTACTCGTCATAAAGTTGTGGAGAGCGTTCTTTGGCGGCTGCAAGCTTATCCTGCAGTTGCATATAAGATGGAAGAGAAAAATTCAGATGGCGATGCAATGGTAAGCGCAAATCAACCAGAGTACCAGAAATAATTAATGAACTGCTGGAAGCAAAGACACTATATACATGCGCTGGTAATCAGGTAAGGTGTGAATCTAACATCAAATTGGAAGGACTGGCTTGATCAATCTAGCTAAAAAACAGCCAGCGAGGCGAGTATCATACGCGTAAGAAGACTAGGTGAGAAACAGAGGCTAGCTACTATATAAgattaggccgagtttagttctgaacttttttcttcaaactttcaactttttcatcacatcaaaactttcctacacacacaaactttcaagttttccgtcacatcgttccaatttcaaccaaacttccaattttggcgtgaactaaacacacccttagagaCCAAAAGGAAATGCTACTCTACTACTTGTTATTGGTAAATAATAATGAAGAAAAACAGGCAAAGGGAAATAACAGGGTCGATTTGTTCATCTCGGGGGCAAATAAAGAAGATTTAATTCCGACACAGAGACACGCATATAaggtagtactatatatagagagagagagaggtagtaGCAAAGAAACTAGATAATTTGAAGGAAACAAAGGGTCTAGAGGTTCGTCGGCACGGGCAAGGGCAAGGCACACATAGGTAAACGGTGAATCGGAAGAGTAAAAAAAGTAGAAGCAGGTGTAAAATCACGAGGTGTCGCATCGCACATGAACATGAGAACCTGAGTCCGTATCGGTAGAGGAGGGGGAACGAATTGGATTGAATCTCACCTGAGAGGCGGTGGATGAAGAGCGAAACGGCGGGAGAGTCCGGCGGGAAGCGGCCGCCGGGATCCTCAGCTTGGGGAGCAGAGCGCGCATGGCCATGGCGACACGGTCGGATGGCTAGGGTTTGCTCGATGGGTATCTCGGTGGAGTCGTGTGCCCTCTTTCGAGCCGCTTCACGGGGGGGTCCGTTCTTTTTATTGCGCTTTTTTTAGGATCCTTTTATTTGTTATAAACAATATCGGAATCCTATCTATAtaataataactaatataaatattagtatttttccggtcgtcacaccCTTTCCACCCGCGATTTTTCGTCCATCGTCCCTCATAGGAGTCGAGTCCgattccttcaaaaaaaaatccccaatctTGATCCCCAAATCTTTTCACCCATGTCACTTCTTCGTCCGTCGTTCGTCACCGCGCCTACAATGCCGGTGTCCGATTCAGAAATTTCGCCACTTAGACATAGACTCGAACACGAAACTGAAAGAATCGGACTCTAAttcacccaaacaaaatcagcAGACGGATCCATGGGAGAAACCAGGAATCAAACTCTAATCCACCCTAATAAAATCAGCATAGGGATCCATGAGGAACTCCAATCCACCCAATAAAATTTGTCCATCACACCACCCAAAATCCCATCCCAATCGGAATTCAAtcaacccctcctcccctcctccaaaAAAATCCCAATTGGAATTCAATCACACAAATAAAATTAGAATAGCGGGCATCCACGAATCATGTGCATCAAGCAAACCCACCAGTTGCAGATCGATGCTAACCACTTCTAGATCGAAGGAGTGGCGTGGGGAAGGAGGTCTTCTACCTGCCCGTCGTCGTCACGCCCTTCCTTCCCAAGCGCCGCCGAGCGACGCTGCCGCTCCCGCTGCTCGTCGAGGTAGAGGATGTCGCTCCCGCTgctcgccaacgccgccgccgctcccgctacTCGCCGGAggacgaggacgccgccgctcccgctgctCATCCATGGTGAGACCGTCGCAGCTGTTGCTCGCCGAGGAGTCGGAGAGTGGAGaaggcgcgccgccgtcgctggggccgacgccgccctccccccTTCGGCCAGATctggaagggagggagggaggggagggagcgccgcctccgccacaaTCGCTCCCTCCTCCAGCCGGATCTGGGAGCTAGGGAGGGAAGAGAGCCACCTCCGTCGCCTGCGGTGGCCGCCCCCACCATCGCTCCCCTCCTACAACCTTATCCAGGAGCGGGAagaaaggaaggggaggggagcaccgcctccacgccgctgCCCTCCCCTCATCCAGTCGGATCTGGAAGGGAGGGAGTGGACGGCGCGTTGCCGTCGctgggagaaggagaaggcgcgTCGCTGGGGAGTGGCGAAGGAGCGACGGGAAGACGGAGAGAGCGACGAGAGAGagaagcggaggcggaggattCTAGAGGAGATAAGGTTCTTCGAGAGGAGGTGGGCTCCACACTGATTTTTTCCTTTGCCGTGCGCTCCAACATGCACCGCATACAGGGTGGACACAGCAACGCTCAGCtgaatattcatattttaaaaatgtagCTACATCACATGACACAATGTTCCTGATTCTCAATTGGTTAGGCTGTGAAACATGTGGTCGGCAGGTCATGAGATCGATTCCCATGTTCTCtttggtcttttttttcttttccctttcctttcctaaccttttcttttttgaaaaatttactgctatatttttttcaacactTTAATTATCACCTTTTCTTATTAACAAAACCAGCACATGCTACAtctgttttttaaatagatcaCGTTATTGACCGCTGGGcacacgtttgatcattcgtcctattaaaaaatatgtaattgttatttttaaagttgttttatcattaaaagtattttaagcatgatttatatcttatgcattagcataaaatttttgcataagacaaatgatcaaacatgtgtctaaaagtcaacgacatcatctattatataatataagctttttttttataaaccgGCACTTATATACtgttataggtgccggttttttcaACCACGGGGTTTTCGAGTGACAAACAAAATGACACAAATCTAAAACCTAGCCCAACGTCGACATAACTGCACTGCCAGCATCTCCTACGCCTCGATCTGTTTCACAAAATCGGAAGAAACTCAATTCGAGCATGCTCTGTCCAAATCATATATTGATGCCTAAATCAATACCAACAACATGCCAGATCGATGCCTAGGTCAACAAAATCCACGACATATTGAAGTCATAGATGCCGTCGTTGCTTGCCTGAGGCCGAGGCAGCTGCACATCGGGGTCGTCGCCACCTGTGCCGACGCCGTTGCCTCTCCCACCGCTCGACGAGGCCGAGGTCGCTACTCGCCGTGGTGAGGCCGTCGCCTCTCCCGCTGCTCGACAAGGCCACTGCTTGTCGCCGGTGCAAAGGCCGTCGCTTCTCCCGCTGCTCGACGAGGGTCGCTACTCGCCGTGGTGAGGCCGTCGCCTCTCCCGCTGCTCGACAAGGCCACTGCTTGTCGCCGGTGCAAAGGCCATCGCTTCTCCCGCTGCTCGACGAGGCCGATGTCTCTACTCGCCAGTCGGGGCCACCAGCGCCATTGTTGTTGCTCGCACTGTGCTGCTTGCGCGTGGATGTAGGAGAGATCGGCtgtgggagagaggagaaagagataaGGGCAGAAGTGTTGCATGGCTGCGGGAGAGAGAATAATAGAtaagggagaagagaaagagataaaGTTGGATATGTCCGTATATGACATATGGTGCTATGACTAATAGATATTAGTGTTACTGGATGGCTGGATGCATGGAAATCTTGAAAGCTACataatagaattttttttttactgttcaaTCTCTTTTACCAGAATTGCTATTATTTTATCATGCCTTGGCaccatcaaaataaaataattttgaatTAATGAAGCCAGCTACTACACATATATATTGCTAGgaatataaatgaaaaaaaattgtaattcGCCCTATAtaattttgagttttaatttatttttataatataattttgaagTTTTCTTAATGTAGCTTGTtgttcagcattggcttttacatgtatataaaagttttatccgtaaaatatattttggtcgcTAATGAGTCGTTATGGCTTATAATCAGATTTGACCAACCAATGACGGCCACCATGCATTgaatataagaaaatataatttcAATGTGCCACGATTTAGATGTGTTGATTAGTTCAATCTCAGGCACTTTCATCATGTAGCAACACATGAGTATAGAAAATACAATTTCTATATGTCGCGATTCGGATGTGTCGTCCGCTCAATTCCTCTTATTGTTTGTTACACTTATCTACTTTAAGAAAATATCGATTTTTCGTTCATCACCCATATTTCCATCTGTCGTCTCCTGTACAAAAACAATCACATTGTGCACCCATTTGTTCCTCCCATATGCTACAATCATCGGCCTCGTGTCATGAGCATCATCCATATCCCGTAAAATGTAAAGCAAATTAATTGTTCAAGAACAAACTTGACTTTTTGGTCATTATACACATCATCGATGCTTATGATCATGCTTGGGGTGCTTCAATAAATAATTGAAATCAAACTTCAGCCACCCACCATTACCCggtgcaatgcacgggcattttgctagtcaAACAAAAAACAACGAAAATGCTGAGAACTGCGCGTCCGATCCTGTGCTGGAAAAATCGGTCGCCGTGCGCGCCGTGCGATCTAGCCGCGCGGGATTGACGGCTTCATCGGATGTGACGTAGCAAATACTCTCATCTTTCATTTCTTTAAAAGATTTTTTCTCgtaaactatttatctaatctacGATCTAATTACACCAATAAATttattacaattaaatctttacaacaagaccacacatgattatattttgaccaaaaaatattttagcttttttattgatttttttagaatgcTGCATATGGttcttttgatgtttcaactGAAGTTTTACGATGTTTTAGGtagtgtactcgtgatgtttcactatgtacggatcaaatgttacagtggatttttgatattatggaacgcgtcgttgcaacaaatcacccacatattttggaaatcctctattaagagaatttgtttctttttttattccaccaaaaatgtttcacctagtgtactcacaatgtttcactatatatagatctaatgttgcagtgaactaaaacattccattgcaaaaaaaaaaaacccacatattttggaaaccccctattaaggg is a genomic window of Oryza glaberrima chromosome 7, OglaRS2, whole genome shotgun sequence containing:
- the LOC127779701 gene encoding uncharacterized protein LOC127779701 isoform X2, producing MAMRALLPKLRIPAAASRRTLPPFRSSSTASQDKLAAAKERSPQLYDDLYWKKAYEQDDKAIKWLLLTGNFFGFSIGLYVLSYLHKA
- the LOC127779701 gene encoding uncharacterized protein LOC127779701 isoform X1, with the translated sequence MSSGSGGVLVLRRVAGAAAALASSGSDILYLDEQRERQRRSAALGKEGRDDDGQDKLAAAKERSPQLYDDLYWKKAYEQDDKAIKWLLLTGNFFGFSIGLYVLSYLHKA